A single window of Pyrus communis chromosome 10, drPyrComm1.1, whole genome shotgun sequence DNA harbors:
- the LOC137747878 gene encoding uncharacterized protein: MGQQHQPGRLPSQTVVNPNAKQMNVVTLRSGKEVFEQPRMQKRTRKDTNEQGEQQTKNLEQDEASTETKKSHKDTELNKKDFDKVSKEIQNSFNSCVPIPFPRRFMKSKKEQIDKEILDTFLKVQVNLPLLDAIKQVPKYAKFLKEFCTNKRRFNDQETVALSEEVLAVLQRKLPPKLKDAGSFTIPCVIGGKEFGRALCDLGASINLMPYLVYESLNLGDLKETKVVIQLVDRSNIYPKGLLDDVLVQVIELIFPADFFVLELEHDPMPTALPLILGRPFLRTARTKIDVYDGTLTMEIDGENVKFKIFDAVRYPSDFESCLSIDAFDYFVQDCFNEGVGQDNLEKALVHSITHGKLNYSEHIEEELIQTVADLESLSLIRGKSSSYFISLPTSNEKILPSVIQAPKLELKPIPEHLKYAFLGEDETLPVIISSQLTAEEGEKLIRVLKDHKTTIAWSIADVKGINPATCMHRIMLDEGAKPTREAQRRLNPLMMEVIKLLDVGIIYPISDSKWVSPVQVVLKRSGVTVVKNEASELVPTRVQNSWRVCTDYRKINSTTRKDHFPVSFIDQMLESCSGGSRKDDFHMSIWHICIPEDAVWTLQRPRHISKVYGKYLF; encoded by the exons ATGGGGCAACAACACCAAccaggaaggttgcctagccaAACCGTTGTGAATCCAAATGCGAAGCAGATGAATGTTGTGACTttaaggagtggaaaagaagtttttGAGCAGCCAAGGATGCAAAAGAGGACTAGAAAAGATACAAATGAGCAAGGGGAGCAACAAACCAAAAATCTTGAGCAAGATGAGGCTTCAACAGAAACTAAAAAGTCTCATAAAGATAcagaattgaacaaaaaagattTTGATAAGGTAAgtaaagaaattcaaaattcatttaactcatgtgtCCCTATTCCTTTTCCTCGTAGGTTTATGAAGTCTAAGAAAGAGCAAATTGATAAGGAAATCTTGGATACTTTCCTAAAAGTCCAAGTGAACTTACCTCTTTTAGATGCCATAAAACAAGTGCCTAAGTATGCAAAGTTCCTTAAAGAGTTTTGTACGAACAAGAGAAGATTCAATGATCAAGAAACTGTGGCATTAAGCGAGGAAGTATTAGCTGTTTTGCAGAGAAAGCTACCACCGAAGTTGAAGGATGCCGGTAGCTTTACCATTCCATGTGTAATTGGAGGGAAAGAGTTTGGGAGAGCATTATGTGATTTGGGGGCATCCATCAATTTGATGCCATATTTAGTGTATGAATCACTAAACCTTGGAGACTTGAAGGAAACAAAGGTAGTAATCCAGTTGGTAGATCGTTCAAATATATATCCCAAAGGCCTACTGGATGATGTACTTGTGCAAGTGATTGAACTTATTTTTCCCGCtgatttttttgttcttgagTTGGAACATGACCCTATGCCTACTGCACTTCCTCTTATATTGGGAAGACCATTCCTTAGAACGGCGCGTACGAAGATTGATGTCTACGATGGTACTTTAACCATGGAAATTGATGGAGAAAACGTCAAGTTCAAAATCTTCGATGCTGTGAGGTACCCTAGTGATTTTGAATCTTGTTTGTCTATTGATGCGTTTGACTATTTTGTGCAGGATTGTTTTAATGAAGGTGTGGGACAAGACAATTTAGAGAAGGCATTAGTGCATAGCATTACACATGGAAAACTTAATTATTCTGAGCACATTGAAGAAGAATTAATCCAGACAGTGGCAGACCTTGAGTCTCTTTCACTAATTCGTGGTAAGTCttcttcctattttatttctcttcctaCTTCTAATGAAAAAATTCTTCCTTCTGTGATTCAGGCACCTAAATTGGAGCTTAAACCAATTCCTGAAcatttgaagtatgcatttttGGGAGAGGATGAAACATTACCGGTCATTatatcatcacaactcacagCAGAAGAAGGGGAGAAACTGATCCGGGTACTGAAGGATCACAAAACTACCATAGCTTGGAGCATTGCAGATGTCAAAGGTATAAATCCGGCTACATGTATGCATAGGATTATGCTGGATGAAGGTGCAAAACCTACAAGGGAAGCTCAACGCCGTTTGAACCCACTCATGATGGAGGTTATCAAGCTTCTTGATGTTGGCATCATATATCCTATCTCGGACAGCAAGTGGGTGAGCCCTGTTCAAGTAGTTCTAAAGCGATCTGGAGTCACAGTTGTTAAGAATGAAGCTAGTGAGCTAGTGCCTACACGTGTGCAAAATAGTTGGAGAGTCTGTACAGACTATCGGAAGATAAACAGCACCACACGCAAGGATCACTTTCCAGtttcattcattgatcaaatgttaGAAAG TTGCTCTGGAGGATCAAGAAAAGACGACTTTCACATGTccatttggcacatttgcataccgGAGGATGCCGTTTGGACTTTGCAACGCCCCCGCCacatttcaaaggtgtatggtaagtatcttttctga
- the LOC137747876 gene encoding short-chain dehydrogenase ptmH-like, producing the protein MSASDSKVVLVTGCAKGGIGYEYCKAFAEQKCRVFATDISHRMNDIDLSPSEYIDTLELDVSSDESVALAVKTIISKYGRIDVLVNNAGIGSTGPLAELPLETIRRAWEINTLGQLRLVQQVVPYMASQRRGSIVNIGSVVGKVPTPWAGSYCASKAAVHAMSNTLRVELKPFGIDVVLVMPGAVRSNFGSANVERLGGQDWKLYKEFKEAIAERARASQGSKATDGSVFARHVAQKVLSPRPPKVISFGHMTSLFAVLSWSPLWVRDVFFSTRFKLHKKL; encoded by the coding sequence atgaGTGCTTCTGACTCTAAAGTTGTTCTAGTCACAGGTTGTGCCAAAGGTGGCATTGGCTATGAGTACTGCAAGGCTTTCGCCGAGCAGAAATGCCGCGTCTTTGCCACCGACATCTCACACCGCATGAACGACATAGACTTAAGTCCTTCAGAATACATTGACACACTTGAGCTTGATGTGTCTTCGGACGAAAGTGTCGCATTGGCCGTAAAGACGATTATTTCCAAGTACGGCCGCATCGACGTTCTTGTTAATAATGCCGGAATAGGAAGCACCGGACCTCTCGCCGAGCTTCCATTAGAGACTATAAGAAGGGCTTGGGAGATTAACACGCTTGGGCAACTGAGACTTGTACAACAAGTGGTGCCATACATGGCATCACAGCGCAGAGGCAGCATCGTAAATATCGGAAGCGTTGTGGGCAAAGTGCCAACACCATGGGCAGGGTCTTATTGTGCAAGCAAGGCAGCAGTGCATGCAATGTCAAATACTTTGAGGGTTGAACTGAAGCCGTTTGGTATTGATGTTGTGCTGGTTATGCCTGGggctgttagatcaaattttggGAGTGCAAATGTAGAGAGGTTGGGCGGTCAGGATTGGAAACTATATAAGGAGTTCAAGGAGGCCATTGCTGAGAGAGCCAGGGCTTCTCAAGGAAGCAAAGCAACGGATGGTAGTGTGTTTGCTAGGCATGTTGCACAGAAAGTTTTGAGTCCCAGACCACCAAAGGTTATTAGTTTTGGTCACATGACTAGTTTGTTTGCTGTGCTTTCTTGGTCTCCTCTTTGGGTGAGAGATGTCTTCTTCTCAACTCGATTCAAATTACATAAGAAGCTATAA
- the LOC137747875 gene encoding uncharacterized protein — MANLAKLDFVALDITGKNYLTWIMDAKIHLEAGNFEETIKEDNSAFSQDRAKAMIFIRRHLDKGLKSEYLTVEDPYREREFTEYNQLIHVLFVAEQNNELLMKNHQSRPTGSAPFPEVNAASLEGNTISSRGNNYK, encoded by the exons atggcgaacttggcaaagcttgattttgttgccctaGATATTACTGGAAAGAACTACCTTACCTGGATAATGGATGccaagatccatctggaggCAGGAAATTTTGAGGAAACCATTAAGGAGGATAACAGTGCATTCTCTCAAGATAGAGCGAaggccatgatctttatccGTCGCCACCTTGATAAGGGACTGAAGAGCGAGTACCTCACGGTAGAAGATCCA TATAGAGAAAGAGAATTTACTGAGTACAACCAGTTGATACATGTACTCTTCGTggctgaacaaaacaatgagcttctAATGAAGAATCATCAGTCCCGGcctactggatctgcaccattcccagaagtgaatgctgcttccctTGAAGGGAATACCATATCCTCTCGTGGTAATAATTACAAATGA
- the LOC137747874 gene encoding heterogeneous nuclear ribonucleoprotein 1-like → MEPQPGRLYVANLPNEFTETTMKEYFSKYGEVKDCVIIVDKVTRKPRGFGFISFTHPSVAEQVMGEGHIILGRKVDVKTALPKITVKNQNQEDQHAQSEPSYNARRIFVGGLPHNLTQGEFKNYFEKFDTVTDAVIVCCKESGKSRGFGFITFESEDAADDALQNKYHELNDKFVEVKRAVPMGTNKNPVTTYDRNRVEFDYGTRPHRFGNFGNLFYSGAYCISCLSPYEVGHQEGCRPLGYLFPYICPYDHQV, encoded by the exons ATGGAACCTCAGCCCGGAAGGTTGTACGTGGCTAACTTACCGAACGAGTTTACTGAAACTACCATGAAAGAATACTTCAGCAAGTATGGTGAAGTAAAGGACTGTGTGATTATTGTAGACAAAGTTACTCGTAAACCTAGAGGATTCGGCTTTATTTCCTTCACTCACCCATCGGTGGCTGAACAAGTCATGGGAGAAGGGCACATCATCCTCGGTAGAAAG GTAGATGTGAAGACAGCTTTACCAAAGATTACTgtgaaaaaccaaaaccaagaGGACCAACATGCTCAATCCGAACCATCTTATAACGCCAGAAGGATTTTTGTTGGAGGTTTACCACACAATCTAACGCAAGGGGAATTCAAGAACTACTTTGAGAAGTTCGACACAGTTACGGATGCAGTTATAGTATGTTGCAAGGAAAGTGGCAAGTCCAGGGGCTTTGGCTTCATCACTTTTGAATCAGAGGACGCCGCGGATGATGCCTTGCAGAACAAATATCATGAATTGAATGATAAATTCGTGGAGGTAAAGAGGGCTGTGCCGATGGGTACGAATAAGAATCCGGTCACAACATATGACCGTAACCGAGTAGAATTCGATTATGGAACAAGGCCTCATCGGtttggaaattttggaaatttgttCTATAGTGGTGCTTACTGCATTAGTTGTTTGAGTCCTTATGAGGTTGGACACCAAGAAGGGTGCCGTCCACTTGGTTATCTTTTCCCTTATATATGTCCGTATGACCATCAAGTCTAA